From the genome of Oryza glaberrima chromosome 1, OglaRS2, whole genome shotgun sequence:
ACAATTGTTAAAAAGCACTGGGAATACCACAGGGACATAAGAGGAGAGATCAAAGAAGCCATGCCAACGAGGCCTACTTGGACGGTGGTGCTGGTTCATCTTGGTTGAGTGGTGCTCCTTCCTGAGACCCAGCTGTAGGGGGGAATGGAAGGTCCACTTCTTCAGGTTGTGCTTCAGTCTCCTGGTTTGTAGCACGGGCATAAAGGCGTTGAATCTGCACATAAGTTCACATTTCATGGCATCAAATCTCTAGCAGGAATGATGAGGGAATGAACTAGAACTTTGTGTACTGACTCAACTGCAATGCAAAAGTATACATCACTACAAACAAACTGAACAGTTGTTTAGATTTGTTAGACACAGTGATTGGGAAATAAGAGATGAACATATCTATAGAATTATTGATCCTACATTCCGCACTTGTCATATGTTTCCAATAGTAGTGTAGTTCTATGAATTTTAGATCATATGCCCAGGGAATGAATTAGGTATGAAACAGAAATTCCAACGGTTGCCCCCATTGACTAGTTATTTTTTTGTTGAGTGAGCTGGTGTCGACAAGTTTTTGCCAACCGGCTATTAATGTGAAGTTTAAATGCCGATCGATAGCTTATCAGGAAAAATTTAGACAATTTCCTACTGCTTTTCGGTCAACAAAATTGGAATTGCCGAATGTTGGTTCGTCGATAAGTTATATCATCCGATTATCTGTACAAAGATATTGCCTGACTACCGCCCGGCTGTAATGTTTTGACATTGTGTAGTGGCCTATCCCAGCGCAGAACCCAGTTAATTGTGTTAGCGCAGGTCCACGTCCACCCACGTGTGTTCCTAGCTAGTCGTAACGCACACGCATGGAAATGGATGGGGCTATTTGATAGGTTATATGTAGATTTTAAGTACCTCTGCTGTGGCCTCTAGCCCTCTACTAATAATATATCTACTCTCAGTATTATTACCGGTAGAAATGATCTCGATTCTTAATTTACGAGTACTACTatcactataaaaaatattgtacTAACTAGTAGTTTAAGTGATAGTACAAATATATGTGATTTAttgaattagaaaaaaaatgaagtctACAGTACTAGTAGGGATTGCTGTGAAACAGGATCCAGTTTATACGAGTTGATATGAGCCTTATGAACAAGATAATGTACTTCCTATTTTAGAAATCATTAGGTAACTTTTGGGATAGGGATTACCGAAGAGCACCCTTTGCCTGCCGGCATGAAAAAATCAGCTCAGAAGCCAAGATGGACAGTAGGAAATACCGAAAGAAATATGGGGAATACCGAAAGAAATATGTTCCCGATATCCGATGCTCAAATTTATCAAGTTGGTGGAAACGTTCACAATCTAAAATACGGATTCTATGTAGAAAAAACATACCACAAAAAATTCTAGCATGAGTTTGGAGAGATCATTTAACAAACCTCAGTTCCAAGGCAAGCATTTTCAGCCCTCATATGACAAGTACCGCATATACTATTGAACTCCTGCAACTTGATTGCATAATTCTCTTTCTTCAATTTCTCATTCTCAAGCTTCAGCTGCTCATTTTGTTGCTGGAGGGACTGTTTTCACAATTCATGCCATGTTAGTTTATCCAGTCTCTTACAACATATTTAAATTTCATGTGCTAgataacctatatatatattagtaatgCATATGTATTATTGCATACGTTGAAGGATTTATCAATTGCTTGTGTTTTAAACATAAGAATTTTAAGAAGTAATCCTTCCATTCATAAATAGTTGTCATTTTAGGATTTACGCAGTGAAACCTCAAAACTATAAATCACTAATATATGCAAAATAATAAGATTTGATATGTGTAATAAGAATAATGCTATTGTATCACTAATAAAATGCTTTCATGAAgtaatatttttctattatttttaacatatGATCTGATTAGAAAATGCAATGGTAAAACGTTGTGCATTGGTCACTCTTCTAAATGGCAAGTAAAAAAATGGACGGAGTATATTGTTGTGCATACATACACTTCTAAATAAGGAACTTCTAATAGTTCATTTTCTTTAGATATGTCAGTAGTAATCTCTTAATAACACAGATCTAATATATGTGAACAAGCAAACACGGTAATCTTCGCCGTTAATGTTTTTTTGAGCCATAAGTttgtcaaagttgttttttgaaaaaaaagacgTTTTTTCGACTTATTTAATTTGGCTTATTTGAGGTTAAATGTTTTTATGAGTAAGTAGTAGAGGAGAACGCTACTAAGAAATATAACAATATGTACTAAGGTCACACAGAGAAGAGCCAGTTCAACAAACAACGTACCACAAGGCACAATCTTATTACTCGTTATTGAGAACCACGTTCTACATCGTCCATCAGCACTCTACATCTTATATGCCACACACATGTAGGCATACATGGATTATTTGTAGAACTTTTCTGGAAAATATTACTTCTTTCCATAAAAGTATGCACTTGATCAATTGGCCTGATATGTATAATCATGTAAATGAGTTTTTAgatttaaagttaattttatttattgcattatatatttttaaacatataatatatacttaCAGCAACACACCGAACTGATGTTagtaaataatagaaaaaggcGAACTAAGAAAAACTTGAGATGAGTTAATGTTTTAACAATATCCTGAGAAGATGGAAGAAGGTTGCATAAACAATAAGTTCTGAGAATTATTGCTTTTGACCTTATTCTGAGCTTGCCTCCTCGCCAGTGAAACCTTCATTTGCTTTGATGGATATCCAGAGTTATCAGCCATttgatttatctttttcttcttcaatACGAgtctgcagaaaaaaaaaagtgaaatccATTTATACATATGTACTTCCTTGTGATGCAAAAAGAAATAAGAAATGACTTGACTACCAAAtttgcttctttcttcttctccccccccccccccccccccccaccacttttttttttttgtgctataGATCCCATTGAAGCTTGTTAATTTATAATCAGCCAGAAGTAACAAGAATATGCGAGTGGCACTTTGTGGTGAAAAGTGATTTGTCATGGAAACCGTTTAATACGTCGTAGATATAAAGGTGTAAATTACTTCAGACTTATTTGTACATCAACCGACCATGAATACAAAAGTCAAGTTTGGAAACATTGCTTTTTTGCTATGCCGGCCGGACCAGCGCTACAATTTAGCTATGGTACTTTCAATTAATAAGCTAGCTAATACTAATTTATACACAAATAATACTACCATCACACTTATTAGAATATATGGCACTAAATGCAATCAACAACCATAATCCAAAAGTTTTCATGATTTTTACCAGTGAAATAATTTTCGGAAGTGTTTCCCTGTTTTATAGACATGTTTTGCTCATATATCCTTTTTGCACCCCGGCTGTACCCCTGCTTAATGCAACGCTCAGGCTGATCAACCATTCTTCtaatgaaaaagaaataactAGTGGACATTTACTAAATTTGTATACTTATATTTGAAGTTTCCATTTTTACCAGCTAATATTATTGGACTtcttttttaagagaaaagttCCACCATAGTCCTTACTTTCAGTTTTACTAAATATACGAATGACTTACAAACTAGCCAACTAATCACTCGAAgagcaataaaataaatgtcCATGTGACCACTGGCTAAATCCCCTAATTGCTTTGGTCGTGACATAGGTATTGGTAGTGCCATGCAAGCCACCAGACATCCTTTACTAACTCTAGTTTTACCTACAACATCACCATTCTTCGCCACTTCCCCTTCAACTGTGGGCATATTCTCCCACTAGCCAGAGAGACATGCCCTTTTTCTTTGTCACCATCCCAATCTCCGCACCCCTATTCATCGAACGTGGCAGTGAGGCTTTGTTTACCATTCATACCGCACCTCCCATCTCCTCTGGCATCATGCACCATTATTAAAGCTGCAGCTACCAAAATATCTTTTGTTATCTAGCACCGACGAGTTGATGTACCCCAGACGAAGCCTACACTGCTGCCCATCCTATCTCCAAACTCTCGCATCCGCAGCAGCACAATCAAATGTCAACTTCCTTAGCCAATAGCCATGGTTGTGGCTGCGTCACAACTACCTCGCCACATTCCAACCTCCCTTGCCCTCGTTATAACCATGATGGTCATTGTTGTTATCCTCCATGAACCCCAACTACTATCCTTAGGAAAGCAACTAGAATTGGGACAGAACTAGATTAGTAGAGATGGAGAGTATAGATTTCAATGGAACTGTCAGGAGGATAGATCCAAAGGATAAAAAATTGACATTTTCAACAAAAATGAACATGTCCTTGTTCTTTAGCTTGTGATCTGTCCATTTTATTAACTAAGATTCTGTTTAATGTTGATAGAAAATTATGGgagtgttaattatttttcaccaaaaaggTAGACATCAGAAAAATTTGGCAATGCTTTTGCTACATACATTAGAACTATTGTTTCATAGAAGGGAGAATTGGATAGAAATCCACTGAAAACATAAGGCATCAAAGGAATTAATTCTCTTAAGAATTTCAGAATTAAAGTTTACGCTACTTGTAAAAATATCAGATGGATTACTTACTTGAAATAAAATGTATTCCCGTTCTTGCTAAGAGTCGTGCGTGCGATGAGGATGGGAGGGGTGATGTGTGGGTTCTGACTTTTGTGGGGGTGGTGGGGGGAGGGTAGGGGGTCTTTATAGTTGAGCAATACACTTGCACTCTTTTTGACACGCGGCATTTCCATTTGTTTTTCAATATCGAATAGCTCTTCTATTAGATATTTGGTACCCtagagatagatagatggtCTATTCAGAGATAGAGCGAAAGATTTCCGCATTCGAGATAGATGACGACTTTGTAGATAGATGGAGGATGACGCGGTTTGGGAGAATACGTGACTAGCAACATGTATTGAAATCCCTTTTGTTAATTGATATGTATCTTGGAAGGCCTAAGGTGGGATGTTCAATACGGGATGTTAGTGGGAGTCAAGGTAGCAGTTCAAAGTCATAGGGACGGAAGAGGGCGGTGCGCAGAGGAGGCATCAGGGGCAATAAAAATAGAGAGATTAGTATTTATGAGGTGGTGGGGGCAGTAATTAGTGAACTCTCTGGTGCGAGCTGTCAGAGATGAGGCAGGATCATGGTGTGGTGAAGCtaggattaaaattaaatcTACTGTTCAAtaggaaagagaagaggagtTGACTAAACTGATCAGATGTATATCGAAGGGTTAGAGACCAATTGATTAGGATTTTAAGAAATCTAAACTGATGATGGCTCAACAAGCCCAAATTATAATGTCGTATTTGTCAttaaaaaattagatcttttacCTTGTATTTTACATTGTAAAAGGACGGTGCTAGTTGTGAAGTCCAACAGCCAAGGTGGCTCTAGTACCAGCTCTATCAACCCCTGGTTTCTTAGACTAGAAACCTCATGTATATTCCATATCAATTCCCTTCCCTAGCATTACGTAGTTTGGTACACATATAAAATCATAAAGTCTTACAACATAATAAGAATACAAAAGGTTGCCCATCTGGGACACAAGTAGACTTGTCTAAATGACATAAACTGGCACAGTAGAAGCTTGTCCACTGGCATCGACTGGGAACTTAGATTCTATGGCGCCTCTTTCGGTTCCTCCTCCACTGGGAACTGCTCACACGGGTCACTTGCGGTATCTAACGctaaaaagggggaaaaagcaATGGTGATTACATAATGTACTCACAAGCCACCACTACAACATGCATTAGTGTCCATATGGTTCAAGGAAGGTTGTAGGGTTATTTGTGCAAAGCATGTTTTCTCAGATCATTTTGCAATCCTAAGACTTAACCATTTTAACGAAAAGGGTTCGCTATTGTTCAAGTGGTTTAACCATTCCACAAAGGTTGTGTCCACCTAGCCAAGCATCGCTTGGTTCGATTTACCTTCATGGTCCAATTGTCCTGTTTCATACCCAAATCCAACCTTTCCGCCTCCTAGGAAAGCTTAGCCAAGTCTCCATCCCATCATAGCCAAATTTAAAGTTGTGAGGTTTATTCACACTGTAGTGGATGTATGCATTACCTGCAATTCGTAACATCCCCAATACATGAGACTAGTCGCAACACATGAGATGAGTCACAGCCCAATTTTTCGGTTCTTCCAACATTGCGGCAACCGCTCCAAATACTAAAAATCCCTATGCACTCTCGAGCCCTTCATCCGGACACGCCAGTCATGAGGGAAGTCTTGGACACCGAGGTTAAAGGAAATGAAAGCAAGAAATGTTTCATTTTACTCAACATGTCATTAACACACGCACTATCCTCTTTCTCCATTCTCAATGCAACACAACACATGATATTCACAACCGGCCATGACCGAGGTGTCGGCCCACAAGAATCACCTAGTCCACTAtgttggtatttgatacggTCAAAgataaatatgcaagtgcacgaATACCACTGTTGCACTTCACCTTAGAGTATTCCGAGGGTATCGAAtcacagggaacgtgtgtatATATCTAAGAATAGAATTCAACCAAGGACAAAAATGAATGGTAGGCTTAGACTAGAACCAGCTATCAAGAATGGGAGGGCTTTCCACTGCTATCAAGAACCATCTGAGCTTCAACAAGATGCTGGAAACTCAAATAGCTCAGTTGGCGGCTGTTGTTCCCTCTGCCAAGATAGGGAAGATTTTGGGACAACCAAAACCCTCTTTGGAAAATGTTAATGTGGTGACCACGAGATAGGCAAGACCACTTGTGACCATGAGATAGGCAATACCATTTGTGATCCGCTGTACCCAACTCAAGCAAGCAAAGGGAAGGAGAGCCAGTAGGAGGATCCCTCTTCTAAAAACTCCAACAAGGTACATGATAGAAGAACAGCTCCACAGCAGTTCAGAGATACAAACATTCTACTATTCCTCCGTCGCAACAAGAAGCCAATCATGGATGAGCAGTTCCACAAGtattgataaatatatgtatgcaggtgattttggatgaatttACATCCGCCATGCAACGAAATGTACCTCTGACCAATCATACAAAAGCACATCGATTGgagagcccacatgtcagtcaaaacCAACTGAAATTGAGCTAAGGCACGATGCACCGCCATAGGAGCCCACATGTTATAAACAGAAGGAAGTTGGTGGCCAGAGGCGGTTTGTCTGGTTTGACCAAACTAGGCTGGCACCCCTAACGCCAGCTTCCACATGGCGTTTCCCCTTTggtccccaatgacggttacaAGTGTTTACCAACTTAACAACCATCATTGATatgctataaaaggaggagctcacttattttgaaacaagaGAAGCTCACTTCACTCTCAGCAAACAATAAAGTGGAGTACAACTCACTTTAGTAGTGTGGATAAAATATGTAGAGAGTGAGGGAAGGTCCGAAGGAGGGCCGGGATTGTCAGCACTCTCTCCTTGCTTGTACCTCGAcggatgcattttttttaaataaagtaAGTATTCGGGACTTGTTTTGTTATTTAGTTTACTTACTTAAGTAAGATATACTCTCATCGTTGTGGGTTCGTCACTTAGTTTTTATATAAGTGCTATAGTACTAGGACTCTAGATGAAGGAGGAAGTTCCTGCGCGAGGCTAGAGTAGTAATCAATAACTTAGGCGTGGGATCTAGGTTAGTGATTATCTTCAGTTGTTGTGTGCTCCATGGAAAGTGAGTAGGCGGCCGGTGGTGACAACCTTGTCCATCCTTTGTATCCCTCCATGTTTaggtacatcatagagctacaAGAAGGAGTCTCTTGAAAGACCTGGGGTGAACAAATACAACAACCACCCCATGGCTCTTACTCTCATTGCCCCAAACCAAGCTGCAAGTGTTTGCCCTTAGATTCCTCTCTTCTCCTAAGGTTCCTCTTGTGTTATTATCTCaagtttgaataaaaatatTTGCTTCTTTCTTATGTCAAGTGAACCTTATGTATTGAGCTACAAGAACATGTTGTGGTGGTACTACTACCCCGCAAGAATGATTGTTGTGGTGCAATCTCACCTACAAGAAAGATTTTGTGGAGTGTTATCACCCACAAGGATGATTTTTTCGTGGCAACCAAGCTCCACAAGAACAACTAACTCTTAGACAACTAACATGTTTTTGCTAACATGACCTGTTCTTGAGTATTCTTATGTGTCATTTGCTTGTGTGTGCAGGATGATTAAGAGGACGATGAGTTCAAGCTCCCAACACCATTCCCATAGCACGAGCGCGTGCCCATCCACCGAGTACGTGCCAAGTGAAGAGCAAGAGGAGTCCCATAGCCATGTGCCCATGGATGAGGACCAAGGTGAGACGAACATACGCCTTGACAGAGCTCAACTTGCAGAGTGCTCCGGAGAGGCAAGTCTATGCCATCCTCAAGGATCGGGTATTTGGTCACATTAGAGCATACGACCCGGACTTGCTCACGAAAACAGGTATGGATGTCGATTTTGCAAATGTGTGGCATGTTTTAGGATGGGAAGGTTTTGTGCTTGTGGATGAGCATGGTGCATGCTTTCTCACTATACAATATCTCTGTACCCTGCGAGATGTGGGCGATGGTATTATGTTCCGATTCTTCGGGACGGAATACCATCTCTCAGTGAAGAATCTCAGTCTTCATCTGGGATTCAACAAACGGTGTTCTGTGGACTTGGAGATAATGActttgggtgtgtttggttaggcttttcaacctgcttttgcttttataAAAGCCAAAAGCCAACCAA
Proteins encoded in this window:
- the LOC127760607 gene encoding homeobox-leucine zipper protein ROC2-like, producing MADNSGYPSKQMKVSLARRQAQNKSLQQQNEQLKLENEKLKKENYAIKLQEFNSICGTCHMRAENACLGTEIQRLYARATNQETEAQPEEVDLPFPPTAGSQEGAPLNQDEPAPPSK